From Pseudomonas sp. CCI4.2, one genomic window encodes:
- a CDS encoding ABC transporter permease — MIELLQEYWRPFLYSDGQHITGLAMTMWLLSASIAIGFVVSIPLSIARVSPKFWIRLPVQFYTYLFRGTPLYIQLLICYTGIYSLAAIRAQPLLDVFFRDAMNCTILAFALNTCAYTTEIFAGSIRSMAHGEVEAAKAFGLTGWKLYAYVIMPSALRRSLPFYSNEVILMLHSTTVAFTATVPDILKVARDANSATFLTFQSFGIAALIYLTVTFALVGLFRLAERRWLAFLGPAH; from the coding sequence ATGATCGAACTTCTTCAAGAGTATTGGCGGCCCTTCCTCTATAGCGACGGCCAACACATCACCGGTCTGGCAATGACCATGTGGCTGCTGAGCGCCTCTATCGCCATTGGTTTTGTGGTGTCGATTCCGCTGTCGATCGCCAGGGTTTCACCCAAGTTCTGGATCCGCTTGCCGGTGCAGTTCTACACCTACCTGTTTCGTGGAACACCGCTGTATATCCAACTGCTGATTTGCTACACCGGCATTTACAGCCTCGCGGCGATTCGTGCACAGCCGTTGCTCGATGTGTTTTTCCGCGACGCCATGAACTGCACCATTCTCGCGTTCGCGTTGAACACCTGCGCTTACACCACCGAGATTTTTGCCGGGTCGATCCGCAGCATGGCTCACGGCGAAGTCGAAGCGGCCAAAGCCTTCGGCCTCACCGGCTGGAAACTTTATGCCTACGTGATCATGCCGTCAGCCCTGCGCCGCTCGCTGCCGTTCTACAGCAACGAAGTCATCTTGATGCTGCATTCGACCACCGTGGCGTTCACCGCTACCGTGCCGGACATTCTCAAGGTCGCAAGGGATGCCAACTCAGCGACATTCTTGACGTTCCAGTCTTTCGGTATAGCCGCACTCATATACTTGACTGTCACTTTTGCCTTGGTTGGCCTGTTCCGGTTGGCCGAGCGCCGCTGGCTGGCCTTTCTCGGCCCGGCTCACTAG
- a CDS encoding ATP-dependent DNA ligase: MKAFAALYSRLDATTSSNAKLAALCDYFLAATPEDAAWAVYFLSGGRPRQLVPTRLLREQAMALSGLPEWLFEESYQAVGDLAETLSLILPEVRHSSDAGLATWMEDYLLPLRGLPPEELAVRLEGYWAQLDRVSLMVCIKLITGSFRVGVSKLLVTRALASLANIDSKRVAQRLVGYTDLSHRPSAEGYLKLIAAESDDEHAQRGGQPYPFFLAHSLQQPVDQFETLLGPCEAWQVEWKWDGIRAQLVKREGRLWIWSRGEELVTDRFPELHSLSQRLPDGTVIDGEIVVWKAPAVELKLKGDEAFALGPPETGDAAQPSVQPFALLQQRIGRKTLGKKILQDVPVVVLAYDLLEWQGHDWRSRPQHERRTQLEALLHECQSPVLLESPVLVGCDWMDLGRQREASRSLGVEGMMLKARDALYGVGRTKDMGVWWKWKVDPFSVDAVLIYAQRGHGRRASLYSDYTFAVWDGPPDASERMLVPFAKAYSGLTDEEMRKVDAIVRKTTVEKFGPVRSVTPSLVFELGFEGIALSKRHKSGIAVRFPRMLRWRHDKSVAEADSLSTLQDLLSQA; the protein is encoded by the coding sequence ATGAAAGCCTTCGCTGCCCTGTATTCTCGCCTGGATGCCACCACGTCGAGCAACGCCAAGCTGGCCGCATTATGCGATTACTTTCTTGCCGCCACACCTGAAGATGCCGCGTGGGCTGTGTACTTTCTGTCCGGCGGCCGACCTCGGCAATTGGTGCCGACTCGGTTGCTGCGCGAACAGGCGATGGCCCTTTCCGGCTTGCCTGAGTGGTTGTTTGAGGAAAGTTATCAAGCCGTGGGCGACTTGGCTGAGACGCTTTCATTGATTCTTCCCGAGGTTCGGCACAGCTCTGATGCGGGCCTGGCGACGTGGATGGAAGACTATTTGTTACCGTTACGCGGCCTGCCACCTGAAGAACTGGCGGTGCGGCTTGAAGGGTATTGGGCGCAGCTCGACCGCGTTAGCCTGATGGTCTGCATCAAATTGATTACCGGCAGTTTCAGAGTGGGCGTTTCTAAACTGCTGGTAACCCGCGCGCTTGCTTCATTGGCTAACATCGACAGCAAGCGCGTGGCCCAACGTCTGGTGGGTTACACCGACCTTTCCCACAGGCCCAGCGCCGAGGGTTACCTCAAGCTGATTGCCGCTGAGTCCGACGATGAACACGCCCAGCGCGGTGGCCAGCCCTATCCATTTTTCCTCGCTCACTCCCTGCAGCAACCGGTGGATCAATTCGAAACGCTGCTCGGTCCGTGTGAAGCCTGGCAAGTGGAATGGAAGTGGGACGGAATCCGCGCGCAATTGGTCAAGCGCGAGGGTCGTTTATGGATCTGGTCCCGTGGCGAAGAACTGGTGACCGATCGCTTCCCGGAACTGCACAGCCTCAGCCAGCGCTTGCCGGACGGGACAGTGATCGACGGCGAAATCGTCGTCTGGAAAGCGCCTGCAGTCGAACTAAAACTAAAAGGTGATGAGGCGTTTGCCTTGGGACCACCCGAAACCGGGGACGCCGCTCAGCCCTCCGTGCAACCTTTCGCTTTGCTGCAGCAGCGGATCGGCCGCAAGACATTAGGTAAGAAGATTTTGCAGGACGTGCCGGTAGTGGTTCTCGCCTACGACCTGCTGGAGTGGCAAGGCCATGATTGGCGCAGCCGTCCTCAACACGAACGGCGTACCCAGCTCGAAGCATTGCTCCATGAATGCCAGAGCCCGGTCTTGCTGGAGTCGCCGGTGCTGGTGGGTTGCGACTGGATGGACCTCGGCCGGCAACGCGAAGCGTCCCGCAGCCTCGGCGTCGAGGGCATGATGCTCAAGGCGCGCGATGCGTTATATGGCGTGGGTCGCACCAAAGACATGGGCGTTTGGTGGAAATGGAAAGTCGATCCATTCAGCGTCGACGCCGTGTTGATCTACGCCCAGCGCGGCCACGGTCGACGCGCCAGTCTGTACAGCGATTACACCTTCGCTGTCTGGGACGGGCCGCCCGACGCCAGCGAACGAATGTTGGTTCCGTTCGCCAAAGCCTATTCCGGGCTGACCGATGAAGAGATGCGCAAGGTCGATGCAATTGTCCGTAAAACCACAGTGGAAAAATTCGGCCCGGTGCGCAGCGTGACCCCGAGCCTCGTGTTTGAACTGGGTTTTGAAGGGATCGCCTTGTCGAAACGGCACAAAAGCGGGATTGCGGTGCGTTTCCCCAGGATGCTGCGCTGGCGCCACGATAAATCAGTGGCTGAGGCTGACAGCTTATCGACGCTACAAGATTTGCTCAGCCAAGCGTGA
- a CDS encoding succinylglutamate desuccinylase/aspartoacylase family protein, with protein sequence MRHQTHEMLAPLPGTARQIHSFHYGPEHAGRKVYIQASLHADELPGMLVAWYVKQRLAELENAGRLLGEIVVVPVANPIGLEQVLMDIPLGRYELESGHNFNRRFLDLSQQVGDDVEAQLGDDPQRNLELIRSSLRSALKAQVASTQLQSQRLTLQTLACDADMVLDLHCDFEAVEHIYTTPEAWSLVEPLSRYLGAQASLLATDSGGQSFDECFTLLWWQLQQRFDGRFEIPMGSFSVTLELRGQCDVSHALASRDCQALINYLMHFGVIAGEPTLLPELLYPATPLAAVEPVETPVGGLLVFCALPGEYLEAGQLIAEIIDPITDLVTPIHTLNPGLLYARSVRRMATAGMVIAHVAGTEAYRSGYLLSP encoded by the coding sequence ATGCGCCACCAAACCCACGAGATGCTCGCCCCTTTGCCGGGAACCGCGCGGCAGATCCACAGCTTTCATTACGGCCCCGAGCATGCGGGTCGCAAGGTCTATATTCAGGCGTCGCTGCATGCGGACGAATTGCCCGGCATGTTGGTGGCCTGGTACGTCAAACAACGGCTGGCTGAACTGGAAAACGCCGGGCGACTGCTGGGCGAAATCGTCGTGGTCCCGGTGGCCAATCCCATCGGCCTCGAACAAGTGCTGATGGACATCCCGCTGGGCCGCTATGAACTGGAGAGTGGGCACAATTTCAACCGCCGATTCCTAGACCTCAGCCAACAGGTCGGGGATGACGTCGAAGCCCAGCTCGGCGACGATCCACAACGCAATCTCGAATTGATCCGCAGCAGTTTACGCTCGGCGTTGAAAGCGCAGGTCGCCAGCACTCAACTGCAGTCCCAGCGCCTCACCCTGCAAACGCTTGCGTGTGACGCTGACATGGTGCTGGACCTGCATTGTGACTTCGAAGCCGTGGAACATATTTACACCACTCCAGAAGCCTGGTCCTTGGTCGAACCGCTGTCGCGCTACCTGGGCGCTCAGGCCAGCCTGTTGGCCACCGATTCTGGCGGCCAGTCGTTCGATGAATGTTTCACGCTGCTCTGGTGGCAGTTACAGCAACGCTTTGATGGACGCTTCGAGATTCCAATGGGCAGTTTTTCGGTGACCCTTGAGCTTCGCGGCCAGTGCGATGTTAGCCACGCGTTGGCCAGTCGCGACTGTCAGGCACTCATCAACTACCTCATGCACTTCGGCGTTATTGCCGGGGAACCAACGCTGCTGCCGGAGCTGCTATACCCGGCAACGCCACTGGCAGCCGTTGAGCCGGTAGAAACACCCGTGGGTGGTTTGCTGGTGTTTTGTGCCTTGCCTGGCGAATACCTGGAAGCCGGACAGCTGATTGCTGAAATCATCGATCCGATCACCGATCTGGTAACGCCGATCCACACTCTTAATCCCGGTTTGTTGTACGCGCGCTCCGTGCGACGCATGGCAACCGCCGGCATGGTCATCGCTCACGTTGCAGGCACCGAAGCCTACCGTAGCGGTTACCTGCTCTCTCCTTAA
- a CDS encoding ABC transporter ATP-binding protein, which yields MYKLTIDSLHKSYGDNEVLKGVSLKANTGDVISLIGASGSGKSTFLRCINFLETPNDGAMSLDGQQIRMVSDRHGMRVADSAELQRIRTRLAMVFQHFNLWSHMTVLENVAMAPRRVLGVSKREAEERARKYLDKVGLPARVAEQYPAFLSGGQQQRVAIARALAMEPEVMLFDEPTSALDPELVGEVLKVIQGLAEEGRTMIMVTHEMSFARKVSNQVMFLHQGLVEEQGHPDEVLGNPQSDRLRQFLSGNLK from the coding sequence ATGTACAAACTGACCATTGATAGCCTGCACAAAAGCTACGGCGACAACGAAGTGCTCAAAGGCGTGTCGCTCAAGGCCAATACCGGCGATGTGATCAGCCTTATCGGCGCCAGCGGTTCGGGTAAAAGCACGTTCTTGCGCTGCATCAACTTTCTCGAAACGCCGAACGATGGCGCCATGAGCCTGGACGGCCAACAAATTCGCATGGTCTCCGACCGGCATGGCATGCGCGTCGCCGATTCGGCTGAATTGCAGCGCATCCGCACCCGGCTGGCGATGGTGTTTCAGCATTTTAATTTGTGGAGCCATATGACCGTACTGGAAAACGTCGCCATGGCCCCGCGTCGTGTACTTGGCGTCAGCAAACGCGAAGCTGAAGAACGTGCGCGCAAGTACCTCGACAAAGTGGGGCTGCCGGCTCGCGTCGCCGAGCAATACCCCGCTTTCCTTTCTGGCGGCCAACAACAGCGCGTGGCGATTGCACGGGCATTGGCGATGGAACCCGAGGTGATGCTGTTCGACGAACCCACCTCGGCCCTTGACCCGGAGCTGGTGGGTGAAGTGCTGAAAGTGATTCAGGGCCTGGCTGAAGAAGGTCGCACCATGATCATGGTGACCCACGAAATGAGCTTCGCGCGCAAAGTATCCAATCAGGTGATGTTCCTGCACCAGGGCTTGGTGGAAGAACAAGGACACCCGGACGAAGTCTTGGGCAACCCGCAAAGTGATCGACTGCGCCAGTTTTTGAGTGGGAATTTGAAGTAA
- a CDS encoding SEC-C metal-binding domain-containing protein — translation MNQETHVHGPDCAHDHDHQHHDHQHAHVHGPDCGHAPQEPVRNTLKDVGRNDPCPCGSEKKFKKCHGA, via the coding sequence ATGAACCAGGAAACCCACGTTCACGGCCCTGACTGCGCCCACGACCACGATCATCAGCACCACGACCACCAACACGCTCACGTCCACGGCCCAGATTGCGGCCACGCACCACAAGAGCCCGTGCGCAACACCCTGAAAGACGTCGGCCGCAATGATCCTTGCCCCTGCGGCAGCGAGAAAAAATTCAAAAAGTGCCACGGCGCTTGA
- a CDS encoding DUF6231 family protein, which produces MTDGFSTRTPQQALAALLDRYAPKRLLLIGAGSFPALEAFLAAHPGTELAHATPGPLPPALAAQRFDLALALDCLEHLPKRTGLELLGGIRNLNASRIAVLADLHACGWQDTDFYSLALQASERFARDEQVLTLYTYDLRDYKQVPDWLNAKFWANPENFGKYWW; this is translated from the coding sequence ATGACTGATGGCTTTTCTACGCGCACGCCGCAGCAAGCGCTGGCCGCATTGCTGGATCGATACGCCCCTAAACGCTTGTTGTTGATCGGCGCCGGCAGTTTCCCTGCGCTTGAAGCATTTTTAGCGGCTCATCCAGGTACCGAATTAGCCCACGCCACGCCCGGCCCATTGCCGCCAGCGCTAGCCGCACAACGCTTTGACCTGGCGCTGGCGCTGGATTGCCTGGAGCACCTGCCCAAACGCACCGGGTTAGAGTTGCTGGGCGGGATCCGTAATTTGAACGCAAGTCGTATCGCCGTATTAGCCGATCTGCACGCGTGTGGCTGGCAAGATACCGACTTCTATTCCTTGGCATTGCAAGCCAGCGAACGCTTTGCCCGAGACGAGCAGGTCCTGACGCTGTACACCTACGACCTGCGTGACTATAAACAAGTCCCCGATTGGCTGAACGCGAAGTTTTGGGCCAATCCGGAGAATTTTGGCAAGTATTGGTGGTAG
- a CDS encoding OmpA family protein, which yields MSMIRVALPLILVTSLLTGCAGLQKTDWPKCAAVGGVAGAGLGAIQNATYAGWGVLIGGGVAAAYCWVHGDGDEDGDGVPDSRDKCPGTPKGVSVDANGCPPVVAPAATEPTVVEEVVVVKEETIVINDVYFKFDSAQLTAADKQKLDLISTRLKREAPSAQLRVSGHTDSVGSDKYNKTLSQKRAKSVTDYLVSTGIARSSFVAVVGEGESRPVADNKTAEGRALNRRVEIKINR from the coding sequence ATGAGTATGATTCGGGTGGCGTTACCTTTGATCCTGGTGACCAGTCTGTTGACTGGATGCGCGGGTTTGCAAAAGACCGATTGGCCTAAATGTGCCGCAGTCGGCGGGGTGGCTGGTGCCGGACTGGGGGCAATTCAGAATGCAACCTATGCCGGTTGGGGTGTGTTGATCGGCGGCGGTGTGGCAGCGGCGTATTGCTGGGTACATGGCGATGGCGACGAAGATGGCGACGGCGTGCCGGACAGCCGCGACAAGTGCCCAGGTACGCCTAAAGGTGTCAGTGTCGACGCCAATGGTTGCCCACCTGTTGTAGCACCAGCAGCGACCGAACCTACAGTGGTTGAAGAAGTCGTTGTGGTCAAAGAAGAGACGATCGTGATCAATGACGTCTACTTCAAGTTCGATTCGGCGCAATTAACGGCGGCAGACAAACAGAAACTTGATCTGATCAGTACCCGTCTGAAACGCGAAGCACCGAGCGCCCAGTTGCGCGTCAGTGGTCATACCGACAGCGTTGGCAGCGACAAGTACAACAAAACCCTCTCGCAAAAACGCGCGAAGTCGGTGACCGACTATCTGGTCAGCACTGGCATCGCGCGCAGCAGTTTTGTGGCAGTTGTCGGTGAAGGCGAAAGCCGACCTGTGGCCGATAACAAAACAGCCGAAGGGCGAGCACTGAATCGTCGCGTAGAGATCAAAATCAACCGATAA
- a CDS encoding penicillin acylase family protein, with product MASPALFNFIPRFGVAAAVVSVLSLSGCQLGGGSSDTLPPSSGVFPIKGLAQNVSVRRNNLGMPLIESNTFHDALFTLGYVHASDRISQMVSMRLLAQGRLAELEGPSALEIDRFMRSVNLKKSASELYNSSSPRLKRFFEVYARGVNAYLFRYRDKLPADLTAAGYRPEYWKPEDSALIFSLLNFGMSVNLQQELSSLVLAQKVGAEKLAWLIPTYPDEELPVAETDKLKGLNLSQIPGLGDLNKVALQLSDLNMLGVAASNNWVVAPQRSRSGKSLLANDMHLPAALPSAWSFVQIRAPKFEAAGMSIAGLPLILSGFNGKLAWGLTTAMGDNQDVFLEKLKRENNTLLYLVDGKWQPASVRNETFFIKGERAVRETIYETRHGPLLNSALGERSSPEQSVQLSNGLGLALQTPDFKDDKSMDAFFNLSRAQNVDKASDAIREIRAMALNIVFADAQHVGWQVTGRFPNRREGLGLLPSPGWDSHYDWDGYADSMLHPYDQDPRQGWIGTANQRTMQKGYGMQLSNSWNYPERAERVADLLNADKQDSRSMIAMQYDQSTTFAAKLKKMFQAPGMAQPLKQAIDALPAADRGKAQEALARLIAFDGKLSTTSSDAAMYELFLQESAKQIFLDELGPETSPAWKALVENARFTYSAQADHLLGREDSPYWDDIKTPQKEDKPTILARSLAAAITAGDSQLGADHKAWQWGKLHRYTWSAKNAQMANRSPIPAGGDHSTINSAAYAWGQNFDTVLTPAMRIIIDFGQPEPMMSQNSAGQSGNPASPHYADGIDPWLKGQYTTIPMQPQNLERAYGKARLTLTPGK from the coding sequence ATGGCCTCGCCAGCCCTTTTTAATTTTATTCCCCGGTTCGGCGTTGCCGCAGCAGTGGTCAGTGTCCTGAGTTTGAGTGGTTGCCAGCTCGGCGGCGGCAGCAGCGATACACTGCCACCGTCCAGTGGTGTGTTTCCGATCAAAGGGTTGGCGCAGAACGTCTCAGTGCGCCGCAACAACCTCGGTATGCCGCTGATCGAGAGCAATACTTTTCATGACGCGCTGTTCACCCTGGGTTATGTGCACGCCAGCGACCGCATCAGCCAAATGGTCAGCATGCGCCTGCTCGCCCAAGGCCGATTGGCCGAACTGGAAGGCCCCAGCGCCTTGGAAATTGACCGTTTCATGCGTTCGGTCAACTTGAAGAAAAGTGCCAGTGAGCTTTACAACAGCTCATCGCCACGCCTCAAACGGTTCTTCGAAGTCTATGCACGCGGCGTCAACGCCTACCTGTTTCGTTATCGCGACAAGCTGCCCGCCGATTTGACGGCAGCCGGTTACCGCCCCGAATATTGGAAGCCTGAGGATTCGGCGCTGATTTTCAGCCTGCTGAACTTCGGCATGTCGGTAAACCTGCAACAGGAGCTCTCGTCGCTGGTGTTGGCGCAAAAGGTCGGCGCGGAGAAACTCGCCTGGCTGATCCCGACCTACCCTGACGAAGAACTGCCGGTCGCCGAAACCGACAAACTCAAAGGCCTGAACCTGAGCCAAATCCCCGGTCTGGGTGATTTGAATAAGGTCGCCCTGCAGCTGTCCGACCTGAACATGCTCGGCGTTGCGGCCTCGAACAACTGGGTGGTCGCTCCCCAGCGCAGCCGCAGCGGAAAAAGTTTGCTGGCTAACGATATGCACCTGCCCGCCGCCTTACCGTCGGCGTGGAGTTTTGTGCAGATCCGCGCCCCCAAATTTGAAGCGGCCGGGATGTCCATCGCGGGCCTACCGCTGATCCTGTCTGGCTTCAACGGCAAGCTGGCTTGGGGCTTGACCACAGCGATGGGTGATAACCAAGACGTATTTCTGGAGAAACTCAAACGCGAAAACAACACGCTGCTCTATCTGGTAGACGGCAAGTGGCAACCGGCCTCGGTGCGCAACGAAACGTTCTTCATCAAAGGCGAGCGGGCGGTTCGCGAAACCATTTACGAAACCCGCCACGGCCCACTGCTCAACAGCGCGCTGGGCGAGCGCAGCAGCCCAGAGCAATCGGTTCAATTGAGCAACGGGTTGGGTCTGGCGCTGCAAACACCCGACTTCAAAGACGACAAGAGCATGGACGCGTTCTTTAACCTGTCCCGCGCACAAAACGTCGACAAAGCCTCGGACGCCATCCGTGAAATTCGTGCCATGGCCCTGAACATTGTGTTCGCCGATGCCCAACATGTCGGCTGGCAAGTCACCGGACGCTTCCCGAACCGCCGCGAAGGTTTAGGCTTGCTGCCATCGCCGGGCTGGGACAGCCATTATGATTGGGACGGTTACGCCGACTCGATGCTGCATCCGTACGATCAGGACCCACGGCAAGGCTGGATTGGCACCGCCAACCAACGCACCATGCAGAAAGGCTACGGCATGCAGCTGTCCAACTCCTGGAACTACCCGGAGCGCGCCGAACGCGTTGCTGATTTGTTGAACGCCGACAAACAAGACAGCCGCAGTATGATTGCCATGCAATACGACCAATCCACGACGTTTGCCGCCAAGCTGAAGAAGATGTTCCAGGCACCTGGCATGGCCCAGCCGCTGAAACAGGCCATCGATGCGCTGCCTGCGGCTGATCGCGGCAAGGCTCAAGAAGCCTTGGCCCGCTTGATCGCCTTCGACGGCAAGTTATCGACAACCTCTTCCGACGCCGCGATGTACGAGCTGTTCCTGCAAGAAAGCGCCAAGCAGATCTTCCTTGACGAACTGGGCCCGGAAACCAGCCCGGCCTGGAAAGCGCTGGTTGAAAACGCCCGCTTCACCTACTCCGCGCAAGCAGACCACCTGCTGGGCCGCGAAGACAGCCCGTATTGGGATGACATCAAAACCCCGCAAAAAGAAGACAAGCCAACCATCCTCGCCCGCAGCCTGGCCGCCGCAATAACCGCAGGCGACAGCCAGTTGGGTGCTGATCACAAGGCTTGGCAGTGGGGCAAACTGCACCGCTACACCTGGTCCGCGAAAAACGCCCAAATGGCCAATCGCAGTCCGATTCCAGCGGGAGGTGATCACAGCACGATCAATTCGGCAGCTTATGCGTGGGGTCAAAACTTCGACACCGTGCTGACACCGGCCATGCGGATCATCATCGACTTCGGTCAACCTGAGCCGATGATGAGTCAAAACAGCGCAGGCCAATCCGGCAACCCGGCCAGCCCGCATTACGCTGACGGCATCGATCCCTGGCTCAAAGGGCAATACACGACGATACCGATGCAACCGCAGAACCTGGAACGGGCCTACGGCAAGGCACGGTTAACGCTAACGCCAGGGAAGTAA
- a CDS encoding YchJ family protein, with protein MTNAICPCGSGNLLDACCGHYHGGLPAPCAEALMRSRYSAYVLGLIDYLVSTTLPAQQASLDRQSISDWSARSTWLGLGVEHVEVFGGKPEHAFVTFVARWHDGAGEHSHRERSAFVQNQGRWYFIDPTAPLKAGRNDACPCGSEQKFKKCCAGYLA; from the coding sequence ATGACGAATGCGATCTGCCCCTGCGGCAGCGGAAATTTGCTGGACGCCTGCTGTGGGCATTATCACGGCGGGTTGCCCGCCCCCTGCGCAGAAGCGTTGATGCGCTCGCGTTACAGCGCTTACGTGCTGGGGCTGATCGATTATTTGGTGAGCACGACGCTGCCTGCGCAGCAAGCCAGCCTGGACCGCCAGTCCATCAGCGATTGGAGCGCGCGAAGCACGTGGCTAGGGTTGGGCGTGGAGCACGTCGAGGTATTTGGCGGCAAACCCGAGCATGCCTTCGTGACCTTCGTCGCGCGCTGGCACGACGGTGCAGGGGAACACAGCCATCGTGAGCGCTCGGCATTCGTCCAAAATCAAGGCCGCTGGTATTTCATCGATCCCACGGCGCCGCTCAAGGCAGGACGCAACGATGCGTGCCCCTGCGGCAGTGAGCAAAAATTCAAAAAATGCTGTGCGGGTTATCTCGCGTAG
- a CDS encoding ABC transporter permease, whose translation MLDEWLQYLGLSALSLRGFGPLLLQGTWMTIQLGILSLLVAVILGLIGASCKLSSLRALRIPAQVYTTLIRGVPDLVLMLLIFYSLQTWLTSFTEMMDWDYIEIDPFAAGVITLGFIYGAYFTETFRGAILSVPRGQVEAATAYGLTRSQRFRVVVFPQMMRFALPGIGNNWMVILKATALVSIIGLADLVKASQDAGKSTYELFYFLVVAALIYLLITSASNIVLRWAERRYAAGSREAQR comes from the coding sequence ATGCTCGACGAATGGCTGCAATACCTTGGTTTATCTGCCCTCAGCTTGAGAGGCTTTGGCCCCCTGCTGCTCCAAGGGACCTGGATGACCATCCAATTAGGAATTCTGTCGCTGCTGGTCGCCGTGATCCTCGGCTTGATCGGCGCCAGCTGCAAATTGTCCAGTCTGCGTGCGCTGCGTATACCCGCGCAGGTCTACACCACCTTGATCCGCGGCGTGCCCGACTTGGTGCTGATGCTGTTGATTTTCTACAGCCTGCAAACCTGGCTCACCAGCTTCACTGAAATGATGGACTGGGATTACATCGAAATCGACCCGTTCGCCGCCGGGGTGATCACCCTGGGGTTTATCTACGGCGCCTATTTCACCGAAACCTTCCGGGGCGCCATTCTTTCCGTGCCTCGCGGCCAAGTTGAAGCCGCCACCGCGTATGGCTTGACCCGCAGCCAACGGTTTCGCGTGGTGGTATTCCCGCAAATGATGCGTTTCGCACTGCCAGGTATCGGTAATAACTGGATGGTGATCCTCAAAGCCACTGCACTGGTCTCGATCATTGGCCTCGCCGATCTGGTCAAGGCCTCTCAAGACGCGGGCAAAAGCACCTACGAGCTGTTCTACTTTCTAGTCGTGGCTGCGCTGATTTACCTACTGATCACCAGCGCTTCGAACATTGTCCTGCGCTGGGCTGAACGACGTTATGCCGCTGGTAGCCGGGAGGCACAACGATGA
- a CDS encoding transporter substrate-binding domain-containing protein, translated as MKKAWLTLSALAICLAAGSAMAKEYKELRFGVDPSYAPFESKAADGSLVGFDIDLGNAICAELKVKCKWVESDFDGMIPGLKANKFDGVISSMTVTEAREKVIDFSSELFSGPTSLVFKKGSGVTSDPATLKGKTVGYEQGTIQEAYAKAVLDKAGVTTKAYANQDQVYADLTSGRLDASVQDMLQAQLGFLKSPAGAGFEVSKPITDPLLPAKTAVGISKGNKDLKALLDKGIKALHADGKYEEIQKKHFGDLNLYSGK; from the coding sequence ATGAAAAAAGCATGGCTGACCCTTTCCGCATTGGCTATTTGTCTGGCCGCTGGTAGTGCAATGGCCAAGGAATACAAGGAATTACGCTTCGGCGTCGATCCTTCTTATGCACCTTTCGAATCAAAAGCAGCCGATGGCAGCCTGGTAGGCTTCGATATCGATCTGGGCAATGCGATTTGCGCCGAGCTGAAAGTGAAATGCAAATGGGTTGAAAGCGATTTCGACGGCATGATCCCAGGCTTGAAAGCCAACAAATTCGACGGCGTTATCTCGTCGATGACCGTTACAGAGGCCCGTGAGAAGGTTATCGACTTCTCAAGCGAACTGTTTTCCGGTCCAACGTCGTTGGTCTTCAAGAAAGGTTCTGGCGTCACTTCCGACCCGGCAACCCTGAAAGGCAAGACCGTGGGCTATGAGCAAGGCACGATTCAAGAAGCCTATGCCAAAGCCGTTCTGGACAAAGCTGGTGTGACCACCAAGGCCTACGCCAACCAGGATCAGGTTTACGCTGACCTGACTTCCGGTCGTCTTGATGCTTCCGTACAAGACATGCTGCAAGCCCAACTGGGCTTTCTGAAGTCACCAGCAGGCGCTGGTTTTGAAGTTTCCAAGCCAATCACTGATCCACTGCTGCCAGCAAAAACGGCCGTTGGTATCTCGAAAGGTAACAAAGACCTCAAAGCACTGTTGGATAAAGGTATCAAAGCGTTACACGCTGACGGTAAATACGAAGAAATCCAGAAAAAACACTTTGGTGATCTGAACCTGTATAGCGGTAAATAA